In one Flavobacteriales bacterium genomic region, the following are encoded:
- a CDS encoding two-component regulator propeller domain-containing protein — protein MSGRCMALLRIVALVVAWAIHADRATGQDVHFFRHFHTADGLPDREVNGLTEDSFGFIWVGTNDGLARFDGREWLVFRHRQDDPNSVCGNTISALVADSATGSVWVGTDDGHVCQWSPDRQRFIQFRLPDDAEGKGRVLDLLPMGADEVLVSVEKLGLYRILPSSSHSIPVPTNDRHLLDRIFDLRLVDGDVYMGTLSAGLMRLRDGKPQHLSHIRSPFSVPGQTIACIHPVGTNTLWMGAWDNGLYRHILGSDTVTRVATLDHAPFSHTDEEITAIASAHGRLWLGSKRSGLFLLDTATMRFTRQDHRFPDRASLASNSIRCLFADSRGMVWIGTDNGLDLYDPSANLFRTTWLGGGIEQADLSDPVTGITLTVGGLVATSMKHIWMAEGRDTLRSAADAGNRHHSLMRTGRSVLLGTNRGLAELHADGRLTDAVRGVSAAALEATTGDQPFLLPSSRINALAEASVLGRPVWLVSVYGYGIGVIDQATRQGFIEQVRLGHAPYENMFNGFVQDRTGDIWLMGRNSGLSRGLRIAEPERALALLDGRRSCTGNCTDGTYLGLEAGVHHAGPTAPKGITGMIDLGDGSHLVGTSDMGLLHFVPESDTPFVRIPSPHNRLEGTARDAQGRIWCVAAGGFDLYDPQRRAWLRIDPADGLPEKGVQGPIHVLAPEEFAVGSYGSIVRFDPLAVKFPSAAPTVQLTHFRLFDRDADSLLTCGAIRLDHTQNFLGIAFTSFAFGSADKHRYHWQMIGVDPEPVDGGMRTEATYTNLKGGEFRFRVWAVNSAGVASEPIELAITIVPPYWERWWFFALIGVLITAAAYGAYRYRIAQLQRMQQLRLSAEIDAQEKERRRIARDLHDDLGTRISTLKLYMGSLRKQLPEGAAARETEQNARELLDESMKELRNMLHDLSPETVLRYGLVKALEDLLVRVDKSRLIRTSMQFTGTEPSLPSETALALYRVLQELVNNSIKHSRCERIDVRMMHRAGSLEILYQDDGRGMDLTSPRTGHGLNNIHNRLQLIEGGISWDSAPGQGLRAIIQLNT, from the coding sequence ATGTCCGGACGCTGCATGGCCCTCTTGCGCATCGTTGCACTGGTCGTGGCCTGGGCGATCCATGCCGACCGGGCCACGGGGCAGGACGTTCACTTCTTCCGGCATTTCCACACGGCCGATGGGCTTCCCGACCGGGAGGTGAACGGCCTGACCGAGGACTCGTTCGGCTTCATCTGGGTGGGCACCAACGATGGGCTGGCGCGGTTCGATGGGCGCGAGTGGTTGGTGTTCCGACACCGGCAGGACGACCCGAACAGCGTCTGCGGCAATACCATCTCCGCGCTGGTAGCGGATAGCGCGACAGGCTCGGTCTGGGTGGGCACCGATGATGGCCATGTCTGCCAGTGGTCGCCGGATCGCCAGCGCTTCATCCAGTTCAGGCTGCCCGATGACGCGGAGGGCAAGGGGCGCGTGCTCGACCTATTGCCGATGGGTGCGGACGAGGTGCTGGTGAGCGTGGAGAAGTTGGGGCTGTACCGCATCCTTCCTTCCAGCTCCCACAGCATACCGGTCCCCACGAACGACCGCCACCTGCTCGACCGCATCTTCGACCTCCGCCTGGTGGATGGCGACGTGTACATGGGTACGCTCAGCGCCGGTCTGATGCGCTTGCGGGACGGGAAGCCGCAGCACCTCTCCCACATCCGCAGTCCCTTCTCCGTACCCGGCCAGACCATCGCCTGCATCCATCCCGTTGGAACGAACACCTTGTGGATGGGCGCTTGGGATAACGGCCTGTACAGGCACATCCTCGGTAGCGACACCGTTACCCGGGTGGCGACCTTGGACCATGCGCCGTTCAGCCACACCGATGAGGAGATCACCGCCATCGCCTCGGCACATGGCCGGCTGTGGCTCGGCTCCAAGCGCAGCGGCCTGTTCCTCCTGGATACAGCGACCATGCGCTTCACCCGTCAGGACCACCGCTTTCCCGATCGTGCGAGCCTCGCCTCCAACAGCATTCGCTGCCTGTTCGCCGACAGCCGGGGCATGGTGTGGATCGGCACCGACAACGGGCTCGACCTCTACGACCCTTCGGCCAACCTGTTCCGCACCACGTGGCTGGGTGGTGGCATCGAACAGGCCGACCTGAGCGACCCGGTCACTGGCATCACGCTCACCGTCGGCGGCCTTGTGGCCACTTCCATGAAGCACATCTGGATGGCGGAAGGTCGCGACACCTTGCGGTCCGCAGCGGATGCGGGGAACAGGCATCACAGCCTCATGCGCACCGGCCGGTCCGTGCTGCTGGGCACCAACCGCGGGCTGGCCGAGCTCCATGCGGACGGCCGCCTCACCGATGCCGTACGCGGGGTGAGCGCGGCGGCGCTGGAGGCCACCACCGGGGACCAGCCCTTCCTCCTTCCCTCTTCACGCATCAACGCATTGGCCGAAGCAAGCGTGTTGGGCCGGCCCGTCTGGCTCGTGTCGGTCTATGGCTACGGCATCGGGGTGATCGACCAAGCCACGCGGCAAGGCTTCATCGAGCAGGTGCGGCTGGGCCACGCACCCTATGAGAACATGTTCAACGGCTTCGTTCAGGACCGCACCGGTGACATCTGGCTCATGGGCCGTAACAGCGGGCTTTCCCGCGGGCTGCGCATCGCTGAACCTGAACGTGCGCTGGCCCTGCTCGATGGCCGCCGGTCCTGCACGGGCAACTGCACGGACGGCACCTACCTCGGCCTCGAAGCCGGAGTGCACCATGCCGGACCAACGGCGCCAAAGGGGATCACCGGCATGATCGACCTGGGCGACGGCAGCCATCTGGTGGGCACCAGCGACATGGGGCTGCTGCATTTCGTGCCGGAAAGCGACACGCCCTTCGTACGCATCCCTTCGCCACACAATCGGCTGGAAGGAACAGCGCGCGATGCCCAAGGCCGGATCTGGTGCGTGGCCGCCGGAGGATTCGACCTCTACGACCCGCAACGCCGGGCGTGGCTGCGCATCGACCCTGCCGATGGGCTCCCCGAAAAAGGTGTGCAGGGTCCCATCCACGTGCTCGCACCGGAGGAATTCGCCGTGGGCAGCTACGGCAGCATCGTCCGCTTCGATCCGCTGGCGGTGAAATTCCCTTCTGCCGCACCCACGGTCCAACTCACCCATTTTCGCCTTTTTGACCGCGATGCCGACAGCCTGCTCACCTGCGGTGCGATCCGCCTGGATCACACACAGAACTTCCTGGGCATCGCCTTCACCTCCTTCGCCTTCGGCAGCGCCGACAAGCACCGCTACCACTGGCAGATGATCGGGGTGGATCCCGAACCTGTGGACGGCGGCATGCGCACCGAGGCCACCTACACCAACCTGAAGGGCGGCGAATTCCGCTTCCGCGTGTGGGCCGTGAACAGTGCGGGGGTCGCCTCCGAGCCGATCGAACTGGCCATCACCATTGTGCCGCCCTATTGGGAACGCTGGTGGTTCTTCGCGCTGATCGGCGTGCTCATCACGGCGGCCGCATATGGTGCCTACCGCTACCGCATCGCCCAGCTGCAGCGGATGCAACAGTTGCGCCTGAGCGCGGAGATCGATGCGCAGGAGAAGGAGCGAAGGCGCATCGCCCGCGACCTGCACGATGACCTGGGCACGCGCATCAGCACACTGAAGCTGTACATGGGCAGCTTGCGCAAGCAGCTTCCCGAGGGTGCCGCGGCGCGCGAAACGGAACAGAACGCACGTGAACTGCTGGATGAGAGCATGAAGGAGCTGCGGAACATGCTCCACGACCTGAGCCCCGAGACGGTGCTGCGCTATGGTCTGGTGAAGGCCTTGGAGGACCTGCTCGTGCGCGTGGACAAGAGCCGCCTGATCCGCACCTCAATGCAATTCACGGGCACGGAACCATCCCTGCCTTCGGAAACAGCCCTGGCGCTATACCGTGTCCTGCAGGAACTGGTGAACAACAGCATCAAACACAGCAGGTGCGAACGCATCGATGTACGGATGATGCACCGCGCCGGGAGCCTGGAGATCCTGTACCAGGACGATGGCAGGGGCATGGACCTCACCTCGCCTAGAACGGGGCATGGGCTCAACAACATCCACAACAGGCTCCAACTCATTGAGGGTGGTATCTCTTGGGACAGCGCTCCCGGGCAGGGTCTGCGGGCCATCATCCAGCTGAACACATGA